A window of the Sphingomonas piscis genome harbors these coding sequences:
- the fumC gene encoding class II fumarate hydratase, producing MTNTRTETDSFGPIEVPGDSYWGAQTERSIGNFPFGPREQMPIEIVHALGYVKQAAARVNARLGNLDPAIAEAVQQAAGEVARGDLDSQFPLVIWQTGSGTQSNMNANEVIAGRANERLTGTRGGKSPVHPNDHVNKGQSSNDSFPTAMHIAAGIGVHRRLLPALRIIHARLADQAQRWDTIVKIGRTHLQDATPLTLGQEFSGYAAQIEDNIARVEAVLPRVMRLAQGGTAVGTGLNAPKGFADEFAKEVANLTQLPFTSAPNKFAELAAHDSLVELSGVLNTIAVSLSKIANDIRLLGSGPRCGFGELKLPENEPGSSIMPGKVNPTQAEMLTMVAAQVMGNHVAVTVGGLQGHMELNVFKPLIGANVVRSINLLSVGMESFTERMLDGAEPDEQRIADLMNRSLMLVTALAPEIGYDNAANIAKHAHKKGLTLKEAGLELGLVDEETFERVVKPEMMLGR from the coding sequence ATGACCAACACCCGCACCGAAACCGACAGCTTTGGCCCGATCGAGGTTCCCGGCGACAGCTATTGGGGCGCGCAGACCGAGCGCTCCATCGGCAACTTCCCGTTTGGCCCGCGCGAGCAGATGCCGATCGAGATCGTCCATGCGCTCGGCTATGTTAAGCAGGCGGCGGCGCGGGTGAATGCGCGGCTCGGCAATCTTGACCCGGCGATCGCCGAGGCGGTGCAGCAAGCGGCCGGCGAAGTGGCGCGGGGCGATCTCGACAGCCAGTTCCCGCTGGTCATTTGGCAGACCGGCTCGGGCACTCAGTCGAACATGAACGCCAATGAGGTGATTGCCGGCCGTGCCAACGAGCGGTTGACCGGAACCCGTGGCGGCAAGTCGCCGGTCCACCCGAACGACCATGTCAACAAAGGCCAGTCGTCTAACGACAGCTTTCCGACGGCCATGCACATAGCGGCGGGCATAGGGGTTCACCGGCGCCTTCTGCCCGCCTTGAGGATCATCCATGCGCGGCTTGCGGACCAGGCCCAGCGCTGGGATACAATCGTCAAAATCGGTCGCACCCACCTGCAGGATGCGACTCCTTTGACGCTGGGTCAGGAATTCTCCGGCTACGCAGCCCAGATCGAAGACAATATCGCTCGCGTCGAGGCGGTCCTGCCGCGCGTAATGCGGCTTGCGCAGGGCGGAACGGCGGTCGGCACCGGCCTGAATGCGCCCAAGGGCTTCGCCGACGAGTTCGCCAAGGAGGTCGCGAACCTCACGCAGCTGCCCTTCACTTCCGCGCCCAACAAGTTCGCCGAACTGGCAGCGCACGACAGCCTCGTGGAATTGTCGGGCGTGCTCAACACCATCGCCGTCAGTCTCAGCAAGATCGCCAACGACATTCGCCTCCTGGGCTCCGGCCCGCGCTGCGGTTTCGGAGAGCTCAAGCTCCCGGAAAACGAGCCCGGCAGCTCGATCATGCCGGGCAAGGTCAACCCGACCCAGGCGGAGATGCTGACCATGGTGGCGGCGCAGGTGATGGGCAATCACGTCGCCGTGACCGTCGGCGGTCTTCAGGGCCACATGGAACTGAACGTCTTCAAGCCGCTGATCGGCGCGAATGTCGTGCGCTCGATCAACCTGCTCAGCGTCGGGATGGAAAGCTTCACGGAGCGGATGCTCGACGGCGCCGAGCCGGACGAGCAGCGTATCGCCGACCTCATGAACCGGTCGCTGATGCTGGTCACCGCACTGGCGCCGGAAATCGGCTACGACAATGCCGCGAACATCGCCAAGCATGCCCACAAGAAGGGCCTAACGCTGAAGGAAGCGGGGCTGGAGCTTGGATTGGTCGACGAGGAGACGTTCGAGCGCGTGGTCAAGCCGGAGATGATGCTGGGACGATAG
- a CDS encoding Crp/Fnr family transcriptional regulator produces the protein MSEVITDELSQLDGAFAGNRLLSTFPNDARAILEPDCEVVELVQGDIVFTPGESLKHSIFPINQTMICLTVDLDLDRSIEVTSVGREGAVGGIISCGHAPAFTKAAVLIAGPALRIPLQALQEAKSRSSFIGNIFCRYSDYLLSTVMQAVACNAFHPIPARAARWLLTAQDRGGDRIELTQEMFASLLGVQRTTVNAIVRGLQDEGLISNRRGVIQVVDRAGLVRRACSCYQSIETHFSNVIGLTGSGTAAD, from the coding sequence ATGAGTGAGGTGATCACCGACGAGTTGAGTCAGCTTGACGGGGCCTTCGCCGGCAACCGCTTGCTTTCCACCTTTCCCAACGATGCGCGCGCGATCCTGGAACCCGACTGCGAGGTGGTGGAACTGGTTCAGGGCGACATCGTCTTCACACCGGGTGAATCGCTCAAGCACAGCATTTTCCCGATCAATCAGACGATGATCTGCCTCACCGTCGATCTCGATCTCGACCGATCGATCGAGGTAACCTCGGTCGGCCGCGAGGGCGCCGTCGGCGGGATCATCAGCTGTGGTCATGCGCCCGCCTTCACCAAGGCCGCGGTGCTGATCGCGGGACCGGCCCTGCGCATTCCCCTGCAAGCCCTGCAGGAAGCCAAGTCACGCAGTTCGTTCATCGGCAACATCTTCTGCCGCTACTCGGACTATCTGCTCTCCACCGTGATGCAGGCCGTCGCGTGCAACGCTTTTCATCCTATTCCCGCGCGCGCTGCACGCTGGCTGCTGACTGCGCAGGACCGCGGCGGCGACCGCATTGAACTGACGCAGGAAATGTTCGCCTCCCTGCTTGGCGTCCAGCGCACCACCGTCAACGCGATCGTTCGCGGGCTGCAGGACGAAGGGTTGATCAGCAATCGCCGCGGCGTGATCCAGGTCGTCGACAGGGCCGGGCTCGTCCGCCGCGCCTGCTCCTGCTACCAGTCGATTGAGACGCACTTCAGCAATGTCATTGGCTTGACCGGAAGCGGCACGGCCGCCGATTAG
- a CDS encoding 2-dehydro-3-deoxygalactonokinase → MAWDDGYIAVDWGTTNRRAYLIDAGGECVREFEDGKGVLSVPKDGFHSAVGEIKAHLGDRPLLLAGMVGSNRGWAEAPYVPCPGGLRELADGIVWVEEGAGIVPGMSYVGNGRADVMRGEEVQVLGAVAAGLIPPDCTVCHPGTHNKWVSLRDGGIQHFRSVMTGELFNLLKQHSILSDLLSQDALEGEAFDAGVRTGLTSDDLQSELFAVRARVLLGEAQRADAASYTSGLLIGSDVRIGLKEAGEGPVIVMARPELTRLYAAAIRAAGRGATELDGERVFLAGMARIKELV, encoded by the coding sequence ATGGCCTGGGACGACGGCTATATCGCGGTCGATTGGGGCACCACCAACCGTCGCGCTTATCTGATCGATGCCGGTGGCGAGTGTGTCCGTGAGTTTGAGGATGGCAAGGGCGTCCTCTCCGTTCCGAAGGACGGCTTCCACTCCGCAGTGGGCGAGATCAAGGCGCACCTTGGCGACCGTCCGCTGCTGTTGGCAGGAATGGTCGGATCTAACCGCGGCTGGGCGGAGGCGCCCTACGTGCCCTGCCCCGGTGGTCTTCGCGAACTCGCCGACGGGATCGTCTGGGTCGAGGAAGGTGCCGGCATCGTCCCGGGCATGTCTTATGTGGGCAACGGCCGCGCCGACGTGATGCGCGGCGAGGAGGTTCAGGTGCTCGGCGCCGTTGCCGCCGGCTTGATCCCGCCCGACTGCACCGTTTGCCATCCCGGCACTCACAACAAATGGGTCAGCCTGCGCGACGGCGGCATTCAGCACTTCCGAAGCGTGATGACGGGGGAGCTGTTCAACCTCCTGAAGCAGCACAGCATCCTGTCAGATCTGCTGTCGCAGGACGCCCTCGAAGGCGAGGCGTTCGACGCGGGCGTGCGCACGGGCCTCACCAGCGATGATCTGCAGTCCGAACTGTTCGCGGTCCGCGCCCGCGTCCTTCTCGGCGAAGCGCAGCGCGCGGACGCCGCCTCCTACACGAGCGGCCTGCTGATCGGCAGCGACGTCCGAATCGGCCTCAAGGAAGCCGGGGAAGGACCGGTAATCGTGATGGCCCGCCCGGAACTTACCCGTCTCTATGCGGCGGCGATCCGCGCCGCCGGCCGTGGGGCCACCGAACTGGACGGTGAACGTGTTTTCCTCGCGGGAATGGCACGCATCAAGGAGCTGGTCTGA
- a CDS encoding family 1 glycosylhydrolase, which yields MFATGIENSIPTINNGKTRVDQMEACDHYRRWREDFDCIQEIGINYLRYGPPIYKTYLGPGRYDWSFSDVTFAELKRRDITPIVDLCHFGVPDWIGNFQNPDFPQLFAQYAGAFAERYPWVQLYTPINEMFICAVFSAKYGWWNEQLQDDRSFVTALKHIVRANVMGMIEILKRRHDAIFIQSESSEYYHADSPAAIGRAEILNQMRFLSLDLNYGRRVNSDMYEYLLGNGMTKEEYDWFLNHRLKQNCIFGNDYYMLNEHRVFADGHTVAAGETFGYCEITRQYYNRYRLPVMHTETNLWEGPHGDEAVKWLWKEWANVLRLRNVGIPTVGFTWYSLIDQIDWDTALREKNGNVNPLGLFDLDRNIRNVGRAYKQLIADWRDVLPAQSVCLVVPIKKLGEQGEYDDDDAAGRSAANQTMAAE from the coding sequence ATGTTCGCGACCGGGATCGAAAACAGCATCCCGACGATCAACAACGGCAAAACGCGCGTCGACCAGATGGAGGCCTGCGACCATTACCGGCGCTGGCGCGAGGATTTCGATTGCATTCAGGAAATCGGGATCAACTATCTCCGCTACGGCCCGCCCATCTACAAGACCTACCTCGGGCCGGGTCGCTACGACTGGAGCTTCTCGGACGTAACCTTCGCCGAGCTGAAGCGCCGCGACATCACGCCGATCGTCGACCTTTGCCACTTCGGCGTTCCCGACTGGATCGGCAATTTCCAGAACCCGGATTTCCCGCAGCTGTTCGCGCAATATGCCGGCGCCTTTGCCGAACGCTACCCGTGGGTCCAACTCTACACGCCGATCAACGAGATGTTCATCTGCGCGGTCTTCTCGGCCAAGTACGGCTGGTGGAATGAGCAGCTGCAGGACGACCGCTCGTTCGTCACCGCGCTCAAGCATATCGTTCGCGCGAACGTCATGGGGATGATCGAGATCCTCAAGCGCCGGCACGACGCCATCTTCATCCAGTCGGAATCGTCGGAATATTACCACGCGGACTCACCCGCGGCGATCGGCCGGGCGGAAATCCTCAACCAGATGCGCTTCCTGTCGCTGGACCTGAACTACGGCCGGCGGGTCAACAGCGACATGTACGAATACCTCCTCGGCAACGGAATGACCAAGGAGGAATATGATTGGTTCCTCAATCACCGGCTGAAGCAGAACTGCATCTTCGGCAACGATTATTACATGCTCAACGAGCATCGCGTGTTTGCCGACGGGCACACCGTCGCGGCGGGCGAGACGTTCGGCTACTGCGAGATCACGCGGCAGTACTACAACCGCTACCGCCTGCCGGTGATGCACACCGAGACCAACCTGTGGGAAGGCCCGCACGGCGACGAAGCGGTGAAGTGGCTGTGGAAGGAATGGGCCAATGTGCTCCGCCTTCGCAACGTCGGCATCCCGACCGTCGGCTTCACCTGGTACTCGCTGATCGACCAGATCGACTGGGACACTGCGCTTCGCGAGAAGAACGGCAACGTCAATCCGCTCGGCCTCTTCGATCTCGACCGCAACATCCGCAACGTTGGCCGCGCCTACAAGCAGCTGATCGCCGACTGGCGGGACGTGTTGCCGGCCCAGAGCGTCTGCCTGGTGGTGCCGATCAAGAAGCTCGGCGAGCAGGGCGAATATGACGACGACGATGCTGCCGGGCGATCGGCAGCAAATCAGACGATGGCCGCCGAATAG
- a CDS encoding 2-dehydro-3-deoxy-6-phosphogalactonate aldolase codes for MIPKERLNLYLAQCPLVAIIRGVTPGEADGIGRALFDAGIRIIEVPLNSPEPLESIRILSSALGNDALIGAGTVLTTEDVTKVQAAGGELIVSPNTNTQVIAATAAAGMASAPGYFTPSEAFAALEAGADALKLFPAEGATPQVVKAQRAVLPKQVPLLVVGGVSPDNMQPWLEVGANGFGLGSGLYKPGQTAAETAAKAAAYVHGVKRQ; via the coding sequence ATGATCCCCAAGGAAAGGCTGAACCTTTATCTCGCGCAATGCCCGCTCGTGGCCATCATCCGCGGCGTTACGCCCGGCGAGGCGGATGGGATCGGCCGGGCCTTGTTCGATGCGGGCATCCGGATCATCGAAGTTCCGCTCAACTCGCCCGAGCCGCTCGAAAGCATCCGCATCTTGTCGTCGGCGCTCGGCAATGACGCCCTGATCGGCGCCGGTACGGTGCTGACGACTGAAGACGTCACAAAGGTGCAAGCCGCCGGCGGCGAGCTGATCGTGTCCCCAAACACCAACACGCAAGTGATCGCCGCAACGGCCGCAGCCGGAATGGCCTCTGCGCCAGGTTACTTCACGCCCTCCGAAGCCTTTGCAGCGCTCGAAGCTGGGGCGGACGCGCTGAAGCTGTTCCCTGCCGAGGGAGCCACGCCGCAGGTGGTGAAGGCGCAGCGCGCGGTTCTGCCCAAGCAGGTCCCACTCCTCGTCGTCGGAGGCGTCTCGCCGGACAATATGCAACCGTGGCTTGAGGTAGGGGCCAACGGTTTCGGCCTTGGCTCAGGCCTCTACAAACCGGGACAGACAGCGGCGGAAACTGCCGCTAAGGCGGCCGCCTACGTCCATGGGGTAAAGCGTCAATGA
- a CDS encoding DUF2585 family protein translates to MQVWWLAALAVPAIAAMVLFSMGRPPICTCGEIDLWVSSTTSAKTSQMLSDWYSASHMVHGFLFYGLLWLVARRVPVQIRFVAASLVEAAWEIVENTPLIIDRYREATVALGYTGDSVLNSMSDIAMMGVGFLAARKLPLWAALLVVIALEVMPLIVIRDNLTLNVLMLLAPSDAIRAWQAGA, encoded by the coding sequence TTGCAGGTCTGGTGGCTGGCCGCGCTTGCCGTGCCTGCTATCGCGGCCATGGTGCTGTTTTCCATGGGTCGGCCCCCGATCTGCACCTGCGGCGAAATCGACCTGTGGGTGTCCAGCACCACCAGCGCCAAGACCAGCCAGATGCTGAGCGACTGGTACAGCGCCAGCCACATGGTTCACGGCTTCCTGTTCTACGGCTTGCTGTGGCTCGTGGCGCGGCGCGTTCCGGTGCAGATTCGCTTTGTGGCGGCCTCGCTGGTCGAAGCGGCCTGGGAGATCGTCGAGAACACGCCGCTGATCATCGACCGCTACCGTGAAGCCACTGTTGCGTTGGGGTATACGGGCGATAGCGTGCTCAATTCCATGTCCGACATCGCCATGATGGGCGTCGGCTTTCTCGCCGCCCGAAAGCTGCCGCTCTGGGCAGCCTTGCTGGTCGTCATCGCGCTCGAAGTCATGCCGCTGATCGTGATCCGCGACAATCTGACGCTGAACGTGCTGATGCTGCTTGCCCCCAGCGACGCCATCCGCGCCTGGCAGGCTGGCGCTTAG
- a CDS encoding magnesium transporter CorA family protein yields MLRTYGPDCDGSLVEAKAGVIPDGATWIDLEEPTKEEEKLVERCIGLNIPTHEELAEIEPSSRLYERGDALYMTMSVLHGLSEGQPTSSPIGFVLARNRLVTIRYATPKPVLAFIDHVRREPELARDAPTVLARLLDAIIDRLADELEDLGSEIERMSGHIFSKQTDERRIPAARLTALLTRIGRAQILLTKIRYTAVSTSRLLSFLRGSEQMNQPSANGEVRHIESLLTDATSLNEHSNFLADNLTFLLDASLGLISVEQNAAMKLFSWAALVFLPPTLVAGIYGMNFHHMPELSWLWGYPWALGLMLASAVLPLWVLKRRGWI; encoded by the coding sequence ATGCTCAGAACCTACGGTCCCGATTGTGACGGCAGCCTAGTGGAAGCCAAGGCAGGCGTCATCCCCGACGGTGCGACCTGGATAGACCTTGAGGAGCCGACCAAGGAGGAGGAGAAACTGGTCGAGCGCTGCATCGGCCTCAACATCCCTACGCATGAGGAGTTGGCGGAGATCGAGCCGTCGAGCCGCCTCTACGAGCGAGGCGACGCCCTTTACATGACGATGAGCGTGCTTCACGGCCTGTCCGAAGGTCAGCCGACCAGCAGCCCGATCGGCTTCGTGCTCGCCAGGAATCGGCTGGTGACTATCCGCTATGCGACGCCCAAGCCCGTCCTAGCCTTCATCGACCATGTCCGGCGTGAGCCGGAGTTGGCGCGCGACGCGCCAACGGTTCTTGCCCGCTTGCTGGACGCGATCATCGACAGGCTTGCCGACGAACTGGAGGATCTGGGTAGCGAGATCGAGCGGATGTCGGGCCATATCTTCAGCAAGCAGACCGACGAGCGGCGGATTCCCGCGGCGCGGCTGACGGCCCTGCTGACCCGTATCGGCCGGGCGCAGATCCTGCTGACGAAGATCCGCTACACCGCGGTCAGCACCAGCCGGCTGCTCAGCTTCCTGCGCGGCTCCGAGCAGATGAACCAGCCGAGCGCCAACGGAGAGGTGCGGCACATCGAAAGCCTGCTCACCGACGCGACGTCGCTGAACGAGCATTCCAACTTTCTTGCGGACAATCTGACCTTCCTGCTCGACGCCTCGCTTGGCCTGATCAGCGTCGAACAGAATGCGGCGATGAAGCTCTTCTCCTGGGCTGCACTGGTGTTCCTGCCGCCGACCTTGGTCGCCGGCATCTACGGGATGAATTTCCACCATATGCCCGAGTTGTCTTGGCTGTGGGGTTACCCATGGGCGCTGGGGCTGATGCTCGCCAGCGCCGTTCTGCCGCTCTGGGTGCTGAAGAGGCGGGGTTGGATCTAG
- a CDS encoding histidine triad nucleotide-binding protein, whose translation MPIDATQPYDDSNIFAKILRGELPCNKVYEDEHALAFHDINPMAPVHILVIPKGGYVSWDDFSERASDAEIAGFTRAVGKVARDGAMVTQGYRLLANIGKRAGQEVGHLHVHIFGGQPLGPMLAK comes from the coding sequence ATGCCGATCGACGCGACGCAGCCTTACGACGACAGCAACATCTTCGCGAAAATCCTCCGCGGAGAGCTGCCGTGCAACAAGGTCTACGAGGATGAGCATGCGCTCGCCTTTCACGACATCAACCCGATGGCGCCGGTGCATATCCTTGTCATCCCCAAGGGCGGCTACGTCTCTTGGGACGATTTTTCGGAGCGGGCGTCCGACGCGGAGATCGCCGGCTTCACCCGCGCCGTCGGCAAGGTTGCTCGCGATGGGGCAATGGTGACTCAAGGATATCGATTGCTCGCCAACATCGGTAAGCGCGCGGGCCAGGAAGTCGGGCACCTTCACGTCCACATTTTTGGGGGGCAGCCGCTCGGCCCGATGCTCGCCAAGTAA
- a CDS encoding Gfo/Idh/MocA family protein has translation MKPLRVAIIGFGKIAADQHVPSIESNPRFQLAGTSSREGKGPQPNFTDWRELIRSVDGLDAVAITTPPSVRYDIARECLEAGLHCLLEKPPSVGLADIHDLACLAEAKGLTLYTTWHSQHSAGAEAAGRALAGKRVAKMEVRWQEDVHKWHPGQQWIWEPGGFGVFDPAINAFSILTRIIPDGIFVKSADLAFPSNAHTPVAGEIAFTSPAADGPMTCHLDFLRKEGEDWTIEITTTDGLNVRLERGGSDLFLNGERQDIDSPGEYPGIYREFADLLDERRSSVDVAPLRLVADCLLVARRTQADPIFM, from the coding sequence ATGAAGCCACTTCGCGTTGCAATCATCGGGTTCGGCAAGATCGCCGCCGACCAGCATGTGCCGTCGATCGAGAGCAATCCGCGGTTCCAGCTTGCCGGCACCTCCAGCCGTGAGGGCAAGGGCCCGCAGCCCAACTTCACCGATTGGCGCGAACTGATCCGGAGTGTGGACGGCCTTGATGCGGTGGCGATCACCACGCCGCCGTCGGTCCGCTACGACATTGCCCGTGAGTGCCTCGAAGCCGGGCTTCACTGCTTGCTGGAAAAGCCGCCGAGCGTCGGCCTGGCCGATATCCACGACCTCGCCTGCCTTGCGGAGGCCAAGGGGCTGACGCTTTACACCACCTGGCACAGCCAGCACAGCGCCGGCGCCGAGGCGGCGGGCCGCGCGCTCGCGGGCAAGCGCGTCGCGAAGATGGAGGTTCGCTGGCAGGAGGATGTGCACAAGTGGCACCCCGGCCAACAGTGGATCTGGGAACCAGGCGGCTTTGGCGTCTTCGATCCCGCGATCAACGCCTTTTCAATCCTGACCCGCATCATCCCCGACGGCATCTTCGTAAAGTCGGCGGACCTCGCATTTCCAAGCAATGCCCATACGCCGGTCGCGGGTGAGATCGCCTTTACCAGCCCCGCTGCCGATGGCCCGATGACCTGCCATCTCGACTTCCTGCGCAAGGAAGGTGAGGACTGGACGATCGAGATCACCACAACGGACGGCCTGAACGTGCGGCTGGAACGGGGCGGCAGCGACCTGTTCCTGAATGGCGAACGGCAGGACATCGACAGCCCCGGCGAATATCCCGGAATCTACCGCGAGTTCGCCGACCTTCTCGACGAACGCCGGAGTAGCGTCGATGTCGCTCCCTTGCGCCTGGTTGCCGACTGCTTGCTGGTTGCACGGCGGACGCAGGCCGACCCGATCTTCATGTAG
- a CDS encoding YgfZ/GcvT domain-containing protein, protein MPATTLSDRAVIRLSGEDVRGFLNGLVTSDLAGPLPVWTGLLTPQGKCLFDFLVWEDGGDFLLDCEAAAADELAKRLTIYRLRRAITIAREDELAVHWQAEGNDGVPDPRLASLGRRWLAPPADGAGGWLEHRLRIGVCEGRAELGDLLWLECNAAELNGVSFTKGCFVGQENTARMNWRQKVNRRLVVVEADEPGPRARVHYPELGLAVEHRRVDDLAGALMPDWLAEGLAA, encoded by the coding sequence ATGCCAGCGACCACCCTATCCGACCGCGCCGTGATCCGCCTGTCCGGAGAGGATGTGCGAGGCTTCCTCAATGGGCTGGTGACAAGCGACCTTGCCGGGCCGCTGCCCGTGTGGACGGGGCTGCTGACGCCACAGGGCAAGTGCCTGTTCGACTTTCTGGTGTGGGAGGATGGCGGCGACTTTTTGCTCGATTGCGAGGCAGCTGCCGCCGATGAGCTTGCCAAGCGCCTGACCATCTACCGACTGCGGCGCGCAATCACGATTGCACGCGAGGATGAACTTGCCGTTCACTGGCAAGCGGAGGGTAACGACGGAGTTCCCGATCCGCGCCTTGCGTCTCTCGGCCGCCGCTGGCTTGCTCCACCCGCCGACGGCGCAGGAGGCTGGCTGGAACATCGCCTCCGGATTGGCGTCTGCGAAGGTCGCGCCGAGCTTGGCGATCTGCTCTGGCTCGAGTGCAATGCAGCGGAGCTGAACGGGGTGAGCTTCACCAAGGGATGCTTCGTTGGACAGGAAAATACAGCCCGCATGAACTGGCGGCAGAAGGTCAACCGCCGCTTGGTCGTGGTGGAAGCGGATGAACCTGGCCCGCGAGCCCGAGTCCACTATCCCGAGCTCGGCCTTGCCGTGGAGCACCGGCGGGTCGACGACCTCGCCGGTGCTCTGATGCCGGACTGGCTTGCAGAAGGACTTGCTGCTTAG
- the pyrC gene encoding dihydroorotase has protein sequence MTAQTLTIRRPDDWHVHLRDGEMLTRVAPYTARQFGRAIIMPNLTPPVMTVEAAQTYRERILAAVGEGFTPLMTCYLTDGADPDEMERGFAEKVWVAAKLYPAHATTNSAHGVTDIRNVYPVLERMQRIGMVLCVHGEVTDSSVDIFDREAVFIDRVLTGVVADFPELKIVLEHITTSEAAAFVGSAGPNIAATVTPQHLIINRNAIFAGGLRPHAYCLPVAKREQHRLAVRQAATSGSAKFFLGTDSAPHERAAKESSCGCAGIFNAPFALESYATVFDEEGALDRFEAFASENGPRFYGLPLNDSFVTLERINHVVPDTVAGLVPFHAGETLGWRLAA, from the coding sequence GTGACTGCGCAAACTCTGACCATCAGACGACCCGACGACTGGCACGTCCACCTCCGCGACGGCGAGATGCTGACGCGGGTGGCGCCGTACACCGCACGTCAGTTCGGGCGCGCGATCATCATGCCCAATCTGACACCGCCGGTCATGACGGTGGAGGCTGCTCAAACCTACCGTGAGCGCATCCTTGCTGCGGTCGGGGAGGGCTTCACCCCGCTGATGACCTGCTACCTGACGGACGGTGCCGACCCCGACGAGATGGAGCGAGGTTTCGCCGAAAAGGTGTGGGTCGCAGCCAAGCTATACCCGGCGCATGCGACCACCAACAGCGCGCACGGCGTCACTGACATCCGCAACGTCTATCCGGTGCTGGAGCGCATGCAGCGTATCGGCATGGTGTTGTGCGTCCACGGCGAGGTGACCGATTCTTCAGTCGACATCTTCGACCGCGAGGCCGTGTTTATTGATCGCGTGCTGACCGGCGTCGTCGCGGACTTTCCCGAGCTCAAGATCGTGCTCGAACACATCACGACTTCTGAAGCCGCTGCCTTCGTCGGAAGCGCTGGGCCCAACATCGCGGCGACGGTCACGCCCCAGCACCTGATCATCAACCGCAATGCGATCTTCGCCGGTGGCTTGCGCCCTCACGCCTACTGCCTCCCGGTCGCGAAGCGGGAACAGCACCGGCTTGCGGTCCGCCAGGCCGCAACCTCTGGCTCCGCCAAATTTTTCCTTGGTACCGACAGCGCGCCGCACGAGCGGGCGGCCAAGGAATCGTCGTGCGGCTGCGCGGGCATCTTCAACGCGCCGTTTGCGCTCGAAAGCTATGCGACCGTGTTCGACGAAGAAGGGGCGCTCGACCGCTTCGAAGCCTTCGCGTCCGAAAACGGCCCGCGCTTTTACGGCTTGCCGCTCAACGACAGCTTCGTGACCCTTGAGCGGATCAACCATGTCGTGCCCGACACCGTCGCCGGGCTGGTGCCCTTCCACGCCGGCGAGACGCTCGGCTGGCGTTTGGCGGCCTAA
- a CDS encoding SspB family protein, with the protein MNDEAPESLIPYDEIVQEALRAVVGRVLRQVEETGALPGGHHFYITFRTKMPGVIIPKHLSERFPEEMTIVIQHRFWDLKVEDELFSVGLSFGGVPSTLVVPFAAVTQFHDPAVEFALTFHANADDAPAEDHEEAENDAPRAEPVEDGSNVVSVDFTRKK; encoded by the coding sequence ATGAACGACGAAGCCCCCGAAAGCCTGATTCCCTACGACGAGATCGTCCAGGAGGCACTACGGGCCGTGGTCGGGCGCGTGCTTCGCCAGGTGGAAGAAACCGGGGCACTGCCCGGCGGGCACCACTTCTACATTACCTTCCGGACCAAGATGCCGGGCGTGATCATTCCCAAGCATCTGTCCGAACGCTTTCCCGAAGAGATGACCATCGTCATCCAGCACCGCTTCTGGGACCTCAAGGTCGAGGACGAACTGTTCAGCGTCGGCCTGTCGTTCGGCGGTGTTCCGTCGACCTTGGTGGTACCATTCGCCGCCGTGACCCAGTTCCACGATCCCGCGGTCGAATTTGCGCTGACCTTTCACGCCAATGCCGACGACGCGCCGGCGGAGGATCATGAGGAAGCGGAGAATGACGCGCCGCGCGCAGAGCCGGTGGAAGACGGCTCAAACGTCGTCAGCGTGGACTTTACGCGCAAGAAATAG